A window from Citrus sinensis cultivar Valencia sweet orange chromosome 3, DVS_A1.0, whole genome shotgun sequence encodes these proteins:
- the LOC102617652 gene encoding polygalacturonase-like — protein MDNKMCYFHFLISILLLSIFNTSSLAAPPSYNVVSFGAKPDGRTDSTKAFLSAWANACGSPRAATIYVPPGRFFLRNVAFQGPCKNNRITIRIDGTLVAPSDYRVIGNAGNWLFFQHVDGVTLNSGILDGQGTALWACKNSGKNCPSGATSMGFSNCNNIAINGLTSLNSQMYHVVFNGCNNVKLKGVKVLASGNSPNTDGIHVQLSSGVTILNTRISTGDDCVSIGPGTSNLWIENVACGPGHGISIGSLGKDLNEAGVQNVTVKTVTFTGTQNGLRIKSWGRPSNGFARNILFRNAIMKNVQNPIIIDQNYCPDNIGCPGQVSGVKISDVTYQDVHGTSATEVAVNFDCSSKYPCSRIRLEDVKLTYKNQPAAASCSHADGSASGLVQPKGCL, from the exons ATGGATAACAAAATGTGTTACTTTCATTTCCTTATTTCAATTCTCTTGCTTTCCATTTTCAACACTTCGTCTTTAGCAGCCCCACCGAGTTACAATGTTGTAAGTTTCGGAGCCAAACCCGACGGCAGAACGGACTCAACAAAAGCATTTCTATCAGCATGGGCTAATGCCTGCGGCTCACCAAGAGCAGCCACCATTTACGTGCCGCCAGGAAGATTCTTTCTCCGAAACGTTGCGTTTCAAGGTCCATGCAAGAACAATCGTATTACTATCCGCATTGATGGTACCCTTGTTGCTCCATCTGATTATCGCGTGATTGGAAATGCCGGAAACTGGCTTTTCTTCCAGCATGTTGACGGAGTTACCCTCAACAGTGGCATTCTTGACGGCCAAGGGACTGCCTTGTGGGCTTGCAAAAACTCTGGGAAAAATTGTCCCAGCGGTGCCACG TCGATGGGGTTTTCAAATTGCAACAACATTGCAATCAATGGACTAACTTCACTGAATAGCCAAATGTACCACGTTGTTTTTAATGGCTGCAACAATGTGAAATTGAAAGGCGTCAAGGTCTTGGCCTCAGGAAACAGCCCCAACACTGACGGCATCCATGTCCAATTATCAAGTGGTGTTACAATCTTGAACACTAGAATCTCTACAGGCGATGATTGCGTCTCTATTGGCCCTGGAACCTCTAATTTGTGGATAGAAAATGTTGCATGTGGCCCTGGCCATGGAATCAg CATCGGGAGTTTGGGGAAGGACCTAAATGAGGCTGGAGTCCAAAATGTTACAGTTAAAACTGTGACATTTACAGGCACTCAAAATGGACTGAGAATTAAATCTTGGGGAAGACCAAGCAACGGATTTGCAAGGAACATTCTTTTCCGAAATGCAATCATGAAGAATGTTCAAAACCCCATCATAATTGATCAAAATTACTGCCCTGATAACATAGGATGCCCCGGTCAG GTTTCAGGGGTTAAAATTAGCGATGTAACGTATCAAGATGTTCATGGAACGTCAGCAACGGAAGTAGCAGTGAATTTTGATTGTAGTTCAAAGTACCCATGCTCAAGGATAAGATTGGAAGATGTAAAGCTTACTTATAAGAATCAACCTGCTGCAGCCTCTTGCAGCCATGCTGATGGATCTGCTTCTGGTTTAGTTCAGCCTAAAGGTTGCTTGTAG
- the LOC127900763 gene encoding probable leucine-rich repeat receptor-like protein kinase At1g35710 → MGSSALNTLTLFLLLSFSHNVVSDSTKEAYALLKWKTSLQKHNRSLLSSWTFYPVNNATNVSFYSKIKISPCAWFGIQCNPAKRVISINLSTVGLKGTLYKFSFSSFPHLAYLNLSYNVFFGTIPPQIGNLSKLEYLDLSFNQLSGVIPPEIGFLTHLKLLYIFVNRLHGSIPREVGQLSSLSELALCCNRLHGQIPFSLGNLSNLARLYLNNNSLFSSIPSTVGNLKSLSTLDLSKNKLNGSIPFSFGNLTNLAIMYLYRNSLSASIPPVIGNLKFLYHLDLSENQLSGSIPPTLGNLSNLAVLHLYGNSLSGSIPSIIGNLKSLFYLHLSSNQLSGSIPISLGNLSNLVVLHLFENSLFGSIPSILGNLKMLLHLGLSTNHLSGVIPLSIGNLNNLIGLYLYDNQLSGQIPKNMRNFTNLVRVNLKRNHLIGNISEVFGVYPNLTFLDLSHNNFYGEISSDWGKCHQLGTLNFSMNNISGIIPVEIANLHQLHKLDFSLNHIVGEIPIEIGKLSSLNYLVLNGNQLYGNLPRALGSLTELEYLDLSTNKLGNSIPETLGNLLKLHYLNLSNNQFRKGFPVELEKLIQLSELDLSHNILEGKIPCEICSMESLEKLNLSHNNFSGLIPSCFEGMHGLSCIDVSYNELRGPIPNSRIFQYDPMEALQGNKGLCGDIKGFQSCKFWQ, encoded by the exons ATGGGATCTTCAGCTCTGAATACGCTGACCctatttcttttgttaagTTTTTCACATAACGTTGTTTCTGATTCTACTAAAGAAGCGTATGCTCTTCTTAAATGGAAAACAAGCCTTCAAAAACATAACCGTTCGCTGTTGTCCTCATGGACATTTTATCCTGTTAATAATGCCACCAATGTTTCCTTCtactcaaaaattaaaataagccCTTGTGCTTGGTTTGGAATTCAGTGCAATCCTGCCAAAAGAGTCATCAGTATTAACCTCAGCACTGTAGGTTTAAAAGGTACGCTTTAcaaattctcattctcatcaTTTCCTCATCTTGCGTATCTGAACTTAAGCTACAATGTATTCTTTGGTACCATTCCCCCTCAAATCGGTAACCTCTCCAAGCTTGAGTATCttgatttatcatttaatcAATTGTCTGGGGTAATACCACCAGAAATCGGCTTTCTAACTCATCTAAAGCTCCTTTACATTTTTGTGAATCGGTTGCATGGCTCCATTCCACGAGAAGTAGGTCAGTTAAGTTCTCTTAGTGAGCTTGCCCTTTGTTGTAACAGGTTGCATGGCCAAATCCCTTTTTCTTTGGGTAACTTAAGCAACTTGGCTAGGTTGTATCTTAACAATAATTCACTTTTTAGCTCTATTCCTTCAACCGTAGGAAATTTGAAGTCCCTTTCCACTTTAGATTTGAGCAAAAATAAACTCAATGGTtcaattcctttttcttttggtaaCTTAACCAACTTGGCTATAATGTATCTTTATAGAAACTCACTTTCTGCATCCATTCCTCCGGTTATTGGAAACTTGAAGTTTCTCTATCACCTGGACTTGTCTGAAAATCAACTTAGTGGTTCAATCCCTCCTACTTTGGGAAACTTGAGCAACTTGGCTGTATTGCACCTTTATGGAAATTCACTTTCTGGTTCTATTCCCTCAATTATAGGAAACTTGAagtctcttttttatttgcacTTATCCAGCAATCAGTTGAGCGGTTCAATCCCTATTTCTTTGGGTAACTTGAGCAACTTAGTTGTGTTGCACCTTTTTGAAAATTCACTTTTCGGTTCTATTCCTTCAATTCTTGGAAACCTGAAGATGCTTTTACATCTAGGGTTATCCACAAATCATCTGAGTGGTGTTATTCCTCTTTCAATTGGCAATCTCAACAATTTAATAGGTTTATACCTTTATGATAATCAACTCTCTGGTCAGATCCCAAAAAATATGAGGAATTTCACTAATCTGGTCAGAGTAAATCTTAAACGAAACCATCTCATTGGAAATATATCTGAAGTCTTTGGCGTATACCCAAACCTAACTTTCTTAGATCTCAGCCATAACAATTTTTATGGTGAAATCTCATCCGATTGGGGGAAATGTCATCAATTAGGCACGttaaatttttcaatgaaTAACATTTCTGGGATTATACCAGTTGAGATTGCAAACTTACACCAACTACATAAACTTGACTTTTCTTTAAATCATATAGTTGGAGAAATTCCAATAGAAATTGGAAAATTAAGTTCTCTAAACTATCTTGTTTTGAATGGGAATCAACTTTATGGAAATCTACCTCGAGCACTTGGCTCATTAACAGAACTTGAGTATCTCGACTTGTCTACAAATAAGTTGGGCAACTCTATCCCGGAAACCCTTGGAAACTTGTTGAAATTGCATTACTTGAATTTGAGCAACAATCAATTTCGAAAAGGTTTTCCAGTTGAATTGGAGAAGTTGATTCAACTTTCAGAATTAGATTTGAGTCACAACATTCTTGAAGGAAAGATTCCGTGTGAAATTTGCAGTATGGAAAGCTTGGAGAAGCTTAATCTCTCACACAACAACTTCTCCGGTTTAATTCCAAGTTGCTTTGAAGGAATGCATGGCTTGTCGTGTATTGACGTATCATATAACGAGTTACGAGGTCCAATTCCTAACAGCAGAATATTTCAATATGATCCTATGGAAGCGTTACAAGGGAACAAAGGATTGTGTGGTGATATCAAAGGGTTTCAATCTTGCAAG TTCTGGCAATAG
- the LOC102622443 gene encoding MDIS1-interacting receptor like kinase 2-like, translating to MFFILRRREGPSSENRVNCVTNQGLLSILTFEGKILYEEIVRATNGFDVKYCIGIGGQGSVYKAKLTSGEILAVKKFHSLWPCEMVPQPEFVNEIKTLTELRHRSIVKFYGFCSHPRNSFLVYEYLERGSLATILSNDGAIEEFNWTVRMNVIRSVANALSYMHHDCFPPIVHRDISSKNVLLCLDYEARVSDFGIAKFLKPDSSNCTELVGTFGYIAPELVYTMKVTEKCDVYSFGVLALEVIKGDHPRDFISSISSSSSNRNISLNEILDPRLPTPPQNVQDELISIVEVAFLCLNESPESRPPMHTVCQLL from the exons ATGTTCTTTATTTTGAGAAGAAGGGAGGGGCCTTCAAGTGAAAATAGAGTAAATTGTGTGACTAATCAAGGACTGCTTTCAATATTAACTTTTGAAGGCAAAATTTTGTATGAAGAAATCGTTAGAGCGACGAATGGTTTTGATGTTAAGTATTGCATTGGCATAGGTGGACAGGGAAGTGTTTACAAAGCTAAGCTAACATCTGGGGAGATTTTAGCTGTTAAGAAATTTCACTCACTATGGCCCTGTGAGATGGTACCGCAACCGGAATTCGTAAATGAAATCAAGACATTGACAGAGTTACGACATCGAAGTATTGTGAAATTTTACGGCTTTTGTTCACATCCTCGAAACtcatttttagtttatgaatatCTTGAAAGGGGTAGCTTGGCAACAATTTTGAGCAATGATGGAGCAATTGAAGAATTCAACTGGACTGTGAGAATGAATGTGATAAGAAGTGTAGCTAACGCCTTGTCTTACATGCATCATGATTGCTTCCCGCCAATTGTCCATCGAGACATATCAAGTAAGAATGTGCTGCTTTGTTTAGATTATGAAGCTCGTGTTTCAGATTTCGGAATCGCAAAATTTCTCAAGCCAGATTCGTCCAATTGTACTGAATTAGTGGGAACATTCGGATATATTGCTCCAG AGCTTGTTTACACAATGAAGGTTACAGAAAAATGTGACGTGTACAGCTTTGGAGTACTCGCCTTGGAAGTGATAAAGGGAGATCATCCAAGAGATTTTATTTCCTCAATTTCGTCTTCATCTTCCAATAGGAACATATCACTCAATGAAATTTTGGATCCTCGGCTTCCAACACCACCGCAAAATGTTCAAGACGAGCTGATATCAATCGTGGAGGTTGCATTTTTATGCTTAAATGAGAGTCCAGAATCAAGACCACCCATGCACACAGTGTGTCaactattatga